A window of the Desulfobacula toluolica Tol2 genome harbors these coding sequences:
- a CDS encoding type II toxin-antitoxin system RelE/ParE family toxin, which produces MRLISFYKTTSGKCPVEDHLESLSDTQVTKITWVLKLIRETQNISTKYFKKLVNTDDIWEVRVSVGKNIFRLLGFIQDQELIILTNSFQKKTQKTPRKEIKLAENRKKDYLSRR; this is translated from the coding sequence ATGAGATTGATATCATTTTACAAGACCACCTCAGGCAAATGTCCCGTTGAAGATCACTTGGAATCACTCTCAGATACTCAGGTCACCAAAATTACTTGGGTTCTGAAATTAATACGAGAAACACAAAACATCTCAACCAAATATTTTAAGAAACTGGTCAACACAGATGATATATGGGAAGTAAGAGTTAGTGTTGGAAAGAATATTTTCCGCCTTCTTGGTTTTATACAGGATCAAGAATTAATAATTTTGACAAATTCTTTTCAAAAGAAAACTCAGAAAACCCCAAGGAAAGAAATTAAATTGGCAGAAAATAGAAAGAAAGATTATTTGAGCAGGAGGTAA
- a CDS encoding helix-turn-helix domain-containing protein: protein MDDLDKYIEKRKKESPAFAQNYDKGYEQFKIGALLKQARLDAGLTQAQVANKLKTGKSAISRIENHAEDIRLSTLVNYAQALGKSLKLEVA, encoded by the coding sequence ATGGATGACCTTGATAAATATATTGAGAAAAGAAAAAAAGAGAGTCCTGCATTTGCTCAAAACTATGATAAGGGCTATGAGCAGTTCAAAATTGGCGCTCTTCTTAAACAGGCTCGACTTGATGCAGGGCTTACTCAAGCACAAGTAGCAAATAAATTAAAAACTGGCAAATCTGCAATTTCAAGAATTGAGAATCATGCTGAAGATATTCGTCTGTCAACTCTTGTAAACTATGCACAAGCTTTGGGAAAGAGCCTAAAATTAGAAGTGGCATAA
- a CDS encoding type II toxin-antitoxin system RelE family toxin → MTYSIEFRPVVLKNMKKFPKRDLVRIKKKIEALGQNLPEPNTTKMKGNNSFHKIRSGDYRIIYEIHDDKLVILIVKVGHRKDIYKGL, encoded by the coding sequence ATGACATATTCTATAGAGTTTCGACCTGTGGTATTGAAAAATATGAAGAAATTTCCCAAAAGGGATTTGGTCCGCATAAAAAAAAAGATAGAGGCTCTTGGTCAGAATTTGCCGGAGCCAAATACCACAAAGATGAAAGGGAATAATTCTTTTCATAAGATTCGAAGCGGAGATTATCGTATAATATATGAGATTCATGATGACAAATTAGTCATTCTGATTGTAAAAGTTGGGCACAGAAAAGATATTTACAAAGGTCTTTGA
- a CDS encoding type II toxin-antitoxin system Phd/YefM family antitoxin, with product MTTKVSTADARKNFADIVNKVAYGNEPIVLTRRGQDVAALISIDELELLQQIEDHIDIEDAKRALAEPGNNIPAEEVWKQLGL from the coding sequence ATGACCACTAAAGTTTCTACAGCCGATGCAAGAAAAAATTTTGCTGATATTGTTAACAAAGTAGCTTATGGAAATGAACCTATAGTTCTGACACGCAGAGGCCAAGATGTTGCTGCTTTGATTTCTATTGATGAGCTTGAACTGCTTCAACAAATTGAAGACCATATTGATATTGAAGATGCCAAACGGGCTCTTGCAGAACCTGGAAATAATATTCCCGCCGAAGAAGTCTGGAAGCAATTGGGGCTTTGA
- the ltrA gene encoding group II intron reverse transcriptase/maturase: protein MIETNRRCILMDILPQQMEMFTALQITESPTESSRLMEFILERGNMFRALKRVRSNKGAPGIDNMTVDQLPGYLRRHWPKVKGKLLQGNYKPLPVKRKEIPKPDGGVRLLGIPTVLDRLIQQAVSEILQQIWDPHFSESSHGFRPGRSQHDAILQGKVYLLSGYTHSVNMDLSKFFDRVNHDRLMSRLAERIKDKRVLKLIRSYLTAGVMIDGVVVSAAEGTPQGGPLSPVISNIVLDELDKELEKRGHKFVRYADDFVIYLKSKKAAERVMKSVTRFITVKLRLKVNEEKSKVSRPWLDKFLGYTFISMCGKTKIRIHRKTIESFKERVRELTNRNCGLSLPQIIDKLNMYIRGWWNYYCLTEARHIFKSLNGWIIRRLRCVVWKQWKNPGTKIRNLLKRGIPFQYAVTCGNSRKKHWRMSRVKWVVMALPNKYFLSLGLFLPGN, encoded by the coding sequence ATGATAGAGACAAATAGGAGGTGTATACTTATGGACATATTGCCACAGCAGATGGAAATGTTCACAGCGTTACAGATCACCGAAAGTCCGACAGAAAGTTCCCGACTCATGGAATTTATCCTTGAAAGGGGAAACATGTTCAGAGCATTAAAAAGGGTCCGTAGCAACAAAGGGGCACCTGGAATCGACAACATGACCGTTGATCAACTACCGGGTTACCTCAGACGCCACTGGCCCAAAGTTAAGGGAAAGTTGCTGCAGGGAAACTACAAGCCATTACCGGTGAAAAGGAAAGAAATTCCTAAACCCGATGGCGGAGTAAGACTGCTCGGCATTCCAACAGTTTTGGATCGTTTGATCCAGCAAGCCGTCAGCGAGATATTGCAGCAAATATGGGACCCGCATTTTTCTGAGTCCAGTCATGGATTCAGACCTGGAAGATCCCAGCATGATGCCATACTCCAAGGCAAAGTTTATCTGCTCTCAGGATATACACACTCTGTTAATATGGATCTTTCCAAATTTTTCGACAGAGTGAACCATGACCGCCTCATGAGCCGTCTGGCTGAAAGAATAAAGGATAAGCGGGTTCTCAAGCTTATCCGAAGTTACTTAACAGCCGGTGTCATGATCGACGGGGTGGTTGTATCTGCCGCTGAAGGAACTCCTCAAGGCGGCCCTCTTTCACCAGTGATTTCAAATATCGTTTTGGATGAACTGGATAAAGAGTTGGAGAAAAGAGGGCATAAATTTGTCAGATACGCTGATGACTTTGTCATATATCTCAAGAGCAAGAAAGCGGCCGAACGTGTTATGAAAAGTGTTACACGGTTTATAACCGTAAAGCTCAGGCTCAAGGTCAATGAAGAGAAAAGCAAGGTCAGCCGACCATGGCTGGACAAATTTCTCGGCTACACATTTATCAGTATGTGCGGCAAGACCAAGATCCGCATACACCGGAAAACAATCGAGAGCTTCAAAGAAAGGGTTCGAGAATTAACAAACCGGAACTGTGGTCTAAGTCTTCCCCAGATCATTGATAAATTGAATATGTACATCAGGGGATGGTGGAATTATTACTGTCTCACCGAAGCAAGACACATATTCAAGTCCTTGAACGGCTGGATTATCCGCCGCTTGAGATGTGTTGTATGGAAACAGTGGAAAAATCCCGGAACGAAAATCCGGAACCTGCTTAAACGAGGCATACCGTTTCAATATGCCGTCACTTGCGGAAATTCCCGCAAGAAACACTGGCGCATGAGCAGGGTTAAATGGGTTGTCATGGCTCTGCCAAACAAATATTTCCTTTCTCTTGGATTATTTCTGCCCGGGAACTAA